The Methylomicrobium lacus LW14 genome window below encodes:
- a CDS encoding bifunctional 3,4-dihydroxy-2-butanone-4-phosphate synthase/GTP cyclohydrolase II, which yields MSYDTIETALEAIRNGGFVVVADDASRENEGDLIIAAEKITPEQMAFLVRHSSGVVCVSLPGERVEALHLEPMVASNTDAHGTAFTVSVDLNKGTSTGISAADRSATLRALANPACTADNFARPGHVFPLRARPHGVLARPGHTEAAGDLARLAGLYPAGVLCEIVNDDGSMTRGEALRAFASRHQLPFIRIADLIAYRRRNEQLVEHVSEARIPTAVGVFTAHVYRSVLDGSEHLALVKGQVTGQQNVLVRVHSECLTGDVLDSLRCDCGNQLKMALAKIEQAGSGVLVYLRGHEGRGIGLAHKLRAYELQDQGRDTVQANLDLGLPIDSRSYDVGAQILRDLGVTTIRLMSNNPAKFSELAGYRLKIVERVPLEPVPNRENIVYLRTKSEKLGHLLNLDNLPWETLSAK from the coding sequence ATGAGTTACGACACAATAGAAACGGCGCTGGAAGCCATCCGCAACGGCGGCTTCGTGGTGGTGGCCGATGATGCCAGCCGGGAAAACGAAGGCGATTTAATCATCGCAGCCGAAAAAATCACGCCCGAACAAATGGCCTTTCTGGTACGGCATAGCAGCGGCGTCGTTTGCGTCTCCCTGCCGGGCGAGCGCGTCGAGGCGCTGCATCTGGAGCCGATGGTCGCGAGCAATACCGATGCCCATGGCACGGCATTTACCGTGTCGGTGGACTTGAACAAAGGCACCAGCACCGGCATTTCCGCCGCGGACCGCAGCGCCACCCTCCGGGCCTTGGCGAATCCCGCCTGTACCGCCGACAATTTTGCGCGCCCAGGCCATGTGTTTCCGTTACGCGCCAGGCCGCATGGGGTGTTGGCGCGGCCGGGACACACCGAAGCGGCCGGGGATCTGGCGCGCTTGGCCGGTCTGTATCCGGCCGGTGTGTTGTGCGAAATCGTGAACGACGATGGCAGCATGACCCGCGGCGAGGCGCTGCGGGCATTCGCCAGCCGACATCAATTGCCCTTTATCCGGATCGCCGACTTGATCGCCTATCGCCGCCGTAACGAACAACTGGTCGAGCACGTCTCGGAAGCCAGGATACCCACCGCCGTTGGGGTTTTCACCGCCCATGTTTACCGTTCCGTGCTCGACGGTTCCGAGCATTTGGCCCTGGTCAAAGGCCAGGTGACGGGACAGCAGAACGTCCTGGTGCGGGTGCATTCCGAATGTTTAACCGGCGATGTGCTTGACTCGTTGCGCTGCGATTGCGGCAATCAACTCAAAATGGCGTTGGCAAAAATCGAACAGGCAGGCAGCGGGGTTTTGGTTTACCTGCGCGGGCATGAAGGCCGCGGCATCGGTTTGGCGCACAAGCTGCGCGCCTATGAATTGCAGGATCAGGGCCGGGATACCGTACAAGCCAATTTGGATTTGGGTTTGCCTATTGATTCCCGCAGCTATGATGTCGGCGCCCAGATCCTCAGAGATTTGGGGGTAACGACGATCAGGCTCATGAGCAATAACCCGGCCAAGTTCAGCGAACTGGCGGGATACCGGCTGAAAATCGTCGAGCGCGTGCCGCTGGAGCCCGTTCCCAATCGCGAGAATATCGTCTATTTACGCACTAAATCCGAGAAGCTCGGGCATTTGCTGAATCTGGACAATCTGCCCTGGGAAACGCTGAGTGCGAAATGA
- the ssuD gene encoding FMNH2-dependent alkanesulfonate monooxygenase — MNADAGHDHNEFGDKKVNVFWFLPTHGDGRYLGSAQGAREVNLRYLRQIAQAADTLGYGGVLIPTGVTCEDSWVVAASLIESTENLRFLVAVRPGLTTPTVAARMAATLDRFSGGRLLVNVVAGGDPVELAGDGLFLAHDERYVLTAEFLTVWQRLLAGETVSFAGKHIRVDNAKLAFPPAQTPSLPLYLGGSSPAAHQLAAEYIDHYLSWGEPVPAVAKKIADLEARARLAGRVVRYGLRIHIIVRETEAEAWAAANALIRHVDDEAIASAQRAYARSDSEGQRRMNSLHRGSRQNLEIAPNLWAGVGLVRGGAGTALVGDPQTVAKRLQEYADLGIETFVLSGYPHLEEAYRVAELLFPLLPVAKAPEKTRAKPVFHLSPVGDTGKVEWQAKAG; from the coding sequence ATGAATGCGGATGCAGGACACGACCATAATGAATTTGGAGACAAGAAAGTGAATGTTTTCTGGTTTTTACCGACGCATGGCGACGGCCGCTACCTGGGTTCGGCTCAGGGTGCGCGCGAAGTGAACTTGCGCTATTTGCGCCAGATAGCCCAGGCGGCGGATACTTTGGGTTATGGAGGGGTTCTGATCCCTACCGGCGTCACCTGCGAGGATTCCTGGGTGGTCGCGGCCTCGTTGATTGAATCGACCGAGAATTTACGGTTTTTGGTGGCGGTTCGTCCCGGCCTGACCACGCCCACGGTGGCGGCGCGCATGGCGGCTACCCTGGACCGGTTTTCCGGCGGGCGCTTGCTGGTCAATGTCGTTGCCGGCGGCGATCCGGTTGAACTGGCCGGCGACGGCTTGTTCCTGGCGCATGACGAGCGTTATGTCCTGACCGCCGAGTTTTTGACCGTCTGGCAGCGCTTATTGGCGGGCGAAACCGTCAGTTTTGCCGGCAAGCATATCCGGGTCGATAACGCGAAACTGGCCTTTCCGCCCGCGCAGACGCCGAGTCTGCCGTTATATTTGGGCGGCTCATCGCCTGCCGCCCATCAATTAGCCGCCGAGTATATCGACCACTATTTGAGCTGGGGCGAACCGGTGCCGGCGGTGGCCAAAAAAATCGCCGATCTCGAAGCTCGCGCCAGGCTGGCCGGGCGGGTCGTGCGTTACGGCCTGCGCATACACATCATCGTTCGGGAAACCGAAGCCGAAGCGTGGGCGGCGGCCAATGCGCTGATCCGCCATGTCGACGATGAGGCGATTGCTTCCGCGCAGCGCGCCTACGCCCGCTCGGATTCCGAGGGGCAACGGCGGATGAACAGTCTGCACCGAGGCTCCCGGCAAAACCTCGAAATCGCCCCCAACTTATGGGCCGGTGTCGGTTTAGTCCGGGGCGGCGCAGGGACTGCGTTGGTCGGCGATCCGCAAACGGTCGCCAAGCGCTTGCAGGAATATGCCGATCTCGGCATCGAAACCTTTGTGCTCTCCGGTTACCCGCACCTGGAAGAAGCCTACCGGGTGGCCGAATTGCTGTTCCCTTTGTTGCCGGTCGCAAAAGCCCCTGAAAAAACACGCGCCAAACCGGTGTTCCATTTAAGCCCCGTGGGCGATACCGGAAAAGTCGAGTGGCAAGCCAAGGCCGGATGA
- a CDS encoding sigma-54 interaction domain-containing protein: MSLLAFANPAEMALSIRASALVFEDPKSRELLDRIKRVAPSELNALVIGETGTGKELVARHIHELSARRNGPFLAVNCCALSETLIESELFGHEKGAFTGAVTTKQGWFEAASGGTIFLDEIGDLPQSMQVKLLRVLQEREVVRVGSHKATPIDVRLIAATNVKLEEAVMAGRFREDLYYRLNVAALNLLPLRQRTGDILPLARHFLKVYGQRLGCPGTTISPAAKQALLTHPWPGNIRELENAIHHALLVARDLTITPTDLNLSQALSFSKTVESEAGDFEKLDSVLQTLCEQEHPDLYARVEHALLQAAYKHTGRNQLATARLLGLSRHVVRARLIQNHILASGDAETEKYQPPLPKSVSIPPIVVPEVIPKERGYKEIVFSEASQECWGF, encoded by the coding sequence ATGTCTTTACTTGCCTTTGCTAATCCTGCCGAGATGGCGCTCTCGATTCGAGCGTCCGCCTTGGTTTTCGAAGATCCAAAGTCCAGAGAACTGCTCGATAGAATCAAGCGGGTTGCCCCGAGCGAGTTAAATGCACTGGTCATTGGCGAAACCGGCACCGGCAAGGAACTGGTTGCCCGCCACATCCACGAGCTGAGCGCCAGACGCAACGGGCCGTTTTTGGCGGTCAATTGCTGCGCCTTGTCGGAAACCTTGATCGAAAGCGAGTTGTTCGGCCATGAGAAAGGGGCTTTTACCGGCGCGGTGACGACCAAACAAGGGTGGTTCGAGGCCGCTTCCGGCGGCACGATTTTTCTGGACGAGATTGGCGATTTGCCGCAGTCGATGCAGGTCAAGTTATTGCGGGTCTTGCAGGAACGCGAGGTGGTGCGGGTCGGATCCCATAAGGCGACGCCCATCGACGTGCGCTTGATTGCGGCAACTAACGTCAAACTGGAAGAGGCGGTCATGGCCGGCCGGTTTCGTGAGGATTTGTACTACCGGCTGAATGTGGCGGCATTGAATTTGTTGCCTTTGCGGCAGCGCACCGGGGATATTTTGCCGTTGGCCCGGCATTTCTTGAAGGTCTACGGACAGCGTCTCGGCTGCCCCGGAACCACGATTTCCCCCGCCGCCAAACAAGCCCTGTTAACGCATCCCTGGCCAGGCAACATTCGGGAATTGGAAAATGCGATCCATCACGCCTTGTTGGTGGCTCGCGATCTGACCATTACGCCGACCGATTTAAATCTCTCTCAGGCGCTCAGTTTTTCTAAAACGGTAGAGTCCGAGGCGGGAGATTTTGAGAAACTGGACAGCGTCTTGCAAACCTTATGCGAGCAGGAACACCCGGATCTGTATGCCCGTGTCGAACACGCCTTGTTACAAGCCGCGTATAAGCACACCGGCCGCAATCAACTGGCTACGGCGAGGTTGCTTGGGCTGAGCCGGCACGTGGTGCGCGCCCGATTGATTCAAAACCATATTTTGGCATCGGGCGATGCGGAAACCGAAAAATATCAGCCCCCCTTGCCGAAGAGTGTCAGTATTCCGCCCATCGTAGTACCTGAGGTGATTCCCAAGGAAAGAGGCTACAAGGAAATTGTTTTCTCCGAAGCATCGCAGGAGTGTTGGGGATTTTGA
- a CDS encoding bifunctional O-acetylhomoserine aminocarboxypropyltransferase/cysteine synthase, translating to MKLETIAVHGGYSPDPTTKAVAVPIYQTTSYAFDDTQHGADLFDLKVAGNIYTRIMNPTSDVLEKRVAALEGGIAGLALASGMAAITYAIMTIAEAGDNIVSAATLYGGTYNLFAHTLPQYGINVRFADYRDPAAFETLIDGKTKAVFCESVGNPLGNVTDFERLAAIAHRHGVPLIVDNTVPSPYLCRPIEHGADIVVHALTKYLGGHGNSIGGVIVDSGKFPWAEHKARFPRLNEPDVSYHGVVYTEALGPAAYIGRARVVPLRNTGAALSPFNAFLILQGIETLALRMDRISENAVKVARYLQNHVKVEWVNYAGLEDHPDKALVDKYMGGRASGILTFGLKGGRKAGERFQDALKLFTRLVNIGDAKSLACHPASTTHRQLSPEELVKAGVTEDMVRLSIGIEHSDDIVADLEQALEAA from the coding sequence ATGAAACTAGAAACGATCGCCGTACACGGCGGCTACAGCCCCGACCCGACCACCAAAGCCGTGGCCGTGCCCATTTATCAGACCACGTCTTACGCCTTTGACGATACCCAGCATGGCGCCGATCTCTTCGATTTGAAAGTGGCGGGAAATATCTATACCCGCATCATGAACCCGACTTCGGACGTGCTCGAAAAGCGCGTGGCCGCCTTGGAAGGCGGGATCGCCGGGCTGGCGCTGGCCTCCGGCATGGCGGCGATTACCTACGCGATCATGACCATCGCCGAAGCCGGCGACAACATCGTCTCCGCCGCCACCCTGTACGGCGGCACTTACAATCTCTTTGCCCACACCCTGCCGCAATACGGCATCAACGTGCGTTTTGCCGATTATCGCGATCCCGCAGCTTTCGAGACGCTGATCGACGGCAAAACCAAGGCGGTTTTCTGCGAATCGGTCGGCAACCCGCTCGGTAACGTGACCGATTTTGAACGGCTGGCCGCCATTGCCCACCGCCACGGCGTGCCGCTGATTGTCGACAACACGGTGCCGTCGCCTTATCTTTGCCGTCCGATCGAGCACGGCGCCGATATTGTCGTGCACGCGCTCACCAAATATCTGGGCGGTCATGGCAACAGCATCGGCGGGGTGATCGTCGATAGCGGCAAATTCCCTTGGGCCGAACATAAAGCGCGTTTCCCTCGCCTGAACGAGCCCGACGTGTCCTATCATGGCGTCGTTTACACCGAAGCCCTGGGGCCTGCCGCTTACATCGGCCGGGCCCGCGTCGTGCCGTTACGCAATACCGGCGCGGCCCTTTCGCCCTTCAATGCGTTTTTGATCTTGCAAGGCATAGAAACCCTGGCGCTGCGCATGGACAGGATCTCTGAAAACGCCGTCAAGGTGGCGCGCTACCTGCAAAACCACGTCAAGGTGGAATGGGTCAACTACGCGGGGCTCGAAGACCATCCGGATAAAGCGCTGGTCGATAAATACATGGGCGGACGCGCGTCCGGCATTCTGACTTTTGGCTTGAAAGGCGGCCGCAAGGCGGGAGAACGTTTTCAGGATGCGCTAAAACTGTTCACCCGCCTCGTGAATATCGGCGATGCCAAATCGCTAGCTTGCCACCCGGCATCGACCACGCATCGGCAACTGTCTCCTGAAGAGCTGGTCAAGGCGGGCGTCACCGAGGACATGGTGCGTTTATCGATCGGGATAGAACACAGCGACGACATTGTCGCGGATCTGGAACAGGCGCTCGAGGCGGCTTGA
- a CDS encoding acyl-CoA dehydrogenase family protein, protein MSKANPPKQAQAKTQALFDKAEQLAAEFAATAVERDRRGGTAKNERDSLRQSGLLNLIIPGEYGGHGLDWHDTLQIVRIISRADSSLGHLFGFQHLLLATLRLFGDQWPHYYRETVKNSWFWGNTLNPLDTRAKISADGQDWLVHGTKSFCSGASDSDHLIVSALTEAGGKLVIAAIPSDRPGIRIHSDWDNMGQRQTDSGTVDFDRVRIYDQEILSQPGPLGSVFATLRPLIAQLVLINIYLGIGEGALAEAIGYTRSQSRAWFLSGVESATRDPYVLKKYGEFWVDLNAAALATDYAASLLDAAWRQENALTEAERGSVAIASATAKVLATRAGLDVTQRLFEVTGARATSAKAGFDRYWRNLRTHSLHDPVDYKLRDLGEWVLNAKPPTPSFYS, encoded by the coding sequence ATGAGCAAGGCGAATCCTCCCAAGCAGGCGCAGGCAAAGACTCAGGCGTTGTTCGACAAGGCCGAACAATTGGCGGCGGAGTTTGCCGCCACCGCCGTGGAACGCGATCGGCGCGGCGGCACCGCTAAAAACGAGCGCGACAGCCTGCGTCAAAGCGGCCTATTAAACCTGATCATCCCGGGCGAATACGGCGGGCACGGCCTGGATTGGCACGATACCTTGCAGATCGTGCGCATTATTTCCAGGGCCGACAGCTCGCTCGGGCATCTGTTCGGTTTCCAGCATTTGCTGCTGGCGACGCTGCGGCTGTTCGGCGACCAATGGCCGCATTATTACCGCGAAACGGTTAAAAACAGCTGGTTTTGGGGCAACACCCTGAACCCTCTGGACACCCGCGCCAAGATCAGTGCCGACGGCCAGGACTGGCTGGTGCACGGCACCAAAAGCTTTTGCTCCGGCGCCAGCGATTCCGATCATTTGATCGTATCGGCCTTGACCGAGGCGGGCGGCAAATTGGTCATCGCCGCGATTCCTAGCGATCGCCCGGGCATCCGGATTCATTCGGATTGGGACAATATGGGGCAACGACAGACCGACAGCGGCACGGTGGATTTTGATCGGGTGCGCATCTATGACCAGGAAATCTTGAGTCAGCCCGGACCCTTGGGCAGCGTGTTTGCCACCTTGCGTCCGTTGATTGCGCAGCTGGTGCTAATCAATATTTACCTGGGGATCGGGGAAGGCGCCTTGGCGGAAGCGATCGGCTATACCCGCAGCCAGTCGCGGGCCTGGTTTTTGTCCGGCGTGGAAAGCGCGACCCGCGATCCTTATGTGCTCAAAAAGTACGGCGAGTTTTGGGTCGATCTGAACGCCGCCGCGCTGGCGACCGATTATGCCGCCAGTTTACTGGATGCTGCCTGGCGCCAGGAAAATGCGCTCACCGAGGCGGAGCGCGGCAGCGTGGCGATCGCCAGCGCGACGGCCAAAGTCCTGGCCACCCGCGCCGGGTTGGACGTGACGCAGCGCTTGTTCGAAGTCACCGGCGCACGGGCTACCAGCGCCAAAGCCGGCTTCGACCGCTATTGGCGCAATCTGCGCACCCATTCGCTGCACGACCCGGTCGATTATAAGCTGCGCGATCTTGGCGAATGGGTGTTGAATGCCAAGCCGCCCACTCCGAGCTTTTACTCCTAA
- the zapE gene encoding cell division protein ZapE: MLKRILKKAKPPPLSPLPDLSCELERRYFALVDQAHIQYDAAQHGVLAHLQDLLNDLAANACHDNKPAAQKFFSRRPPRCKSLYIYGGVGRGKSMLMELFYESCPFPQKRRVHFNTFMIEVHAFVHRCRQQKIADALLVLAEQIRKSTRLLCFDEFHVTDIADAMILGRLFSKLFELGVVTVMTSNRHPNDLYQGGLQREQFLFFIKVLQNEANIIQLAAKKDFRLRHLHALKTTYYTPLDPDADAFLRHSYDELTHFSEMQPVELPVFGRTVRLTAAHGDVAFTSFEELCVQPLGAADYLKIAGEFSTIIMANIPKLTSAYRNEAKRFVTLIDALYEHKVKLICTAEVPARELYTEGDGAFEFERTVSRLMEMQSESYLRSEHLCDVEPRDR; the protein is encoded by the coding sequence ATGCTGAAAAGAATCCTGAAGAAAGCCAAGCCGCCCCCCCTTTCCCCCTTGCCCGACTTGTCCTGCGAACTGGAACGGCGCTATTTCGCTCTGGTCGATCAGGCGCATATTCAATATGACGCCGCGCAACACGGCGTATTGGCGCATCTGCAAGATCTCTTGAACGACCTTGCCGCCAACGCCTGCCACGACAACAAACCGGCCGCGCAAAAATTTTTCTCCCGCCGCCCGCCCCGCTGCAAAAGCCTGTATATCTACGGCGGCGTCGGCCGCGGCAAATCAATGCTGATGGAGTTGTTTTACGAATCCTGTCCGTTCCCCCAAAAACGGCGCGTGCATTTCAATACCTTCATGATCGAAGTGCATGCCTTTGTGCACCGCTGCCGGCAGCAAAAAATCGCCGACGCCTTGCTGGTGCTGGCCGAGCAAATCAGAAAGTCGACGCGCCTGTTATGTTTCGACGAATTCCATGTGACCGACATCGCCGACGCAATGATTCTGGGCCGCCTGTTCAGCAAATTGTTCGAACTCGGCGTCGTAACCGTGATGACCTCGAACCGGCATCCGAACGATCTTTATCAGGGCGGCCTGCAACGGGAGCAGTTCCTGTTTTTCATCAAGGTGTTGCAGAATGAAGCCAACATTATCCAGCTGGCGGCCAAAAAGGATTTTCGCCTCCGCCATCTGCACGCGTTGAAAACGACCTATTACACCCCGCTGGACCCGGATGCCGACGCATTCCTCCGGCACAGCTATGACGAATTGACGCATTTTTCCGAAATGCAGCCGGTCGAGTTGCCGGTATTCGGCCGCACGGTACGCCTGACTGCGGCGCATGGCGATGTCGCCTTTACTTCTTTCGAAGAATTGTGCGTGCAGCCTTTAGGCGCGGCCGATTACCTGAAAATCGCCGGCGAATTCAGCACGATCATCATGGCGAACATTCCGAAACTGACCTCCGCTTACCGGAACGAGGCCAAGCGCTTCGTGACCTTGATCGATGCGCTCTACGAACACAAGGTCAAATTGATCTGCACCGCCGAGGTGCCTGCCCGCGAACTCTATACCGAAGGCGACGGCGCCTTCGAATTCGAACGCACGGTGTCGCGGCTGATGGAAATGCAGTCGGAGAGCTATCTGCGCAGCGAGCATCTTTGCGATGTCGAGCCGCGGGATCGATAG
- the acnB gene encoding bifunctional aconitate hydratase 2/2-methylisocitrate dehydratase, with protein MLEHYRKHVEERAAEGIVPKPLDAQQTAALVELIKNPPAGEEAFILDLLANRIPAGVDDAAYVKAGFLAAIAKGEATSPILSPAEATRLLGTMLGGYNVAPLIDLLDHAELAPIAAKALSHTLLIFDAFHDVQAKSDAGNGYAKQVIQSWADAEWFTAKPEVPAKLTVTVFKVTGETNTDDLSPAPDAWSRPDIPLHAKAMLKMPREGITNAEQQITELKQKGFPVAYVGDVVGTGSSRKSATNSVLWYMGNDIPYIPNKREGGVCIGGKIAPIFFNTMEDSGALPFECDVAGMSMGDVIDIYPYDGVVKRHGSEEIVCRFELKTDVLLDEVRAGGRIPLIIGRGLTDRARKALGLSLSTVFRRPGSVQDSGKGYTLAQKMVGLACGIKGVRPNTYCEPHMTTVGSQDTTGPMTRDELKDLACLGFSADLVLQSFCHTAAYPKPVDVEMQHTLPDFIMNRGGVSLRPGDGIIHSWLNRMLLPDTVGTGGDSHTRFPIGISFPAGSGLVAFAAATGVMPLDMPESVLVRFKGKMQPGITLRDMVNAIPYAALQKGLLTVEKKGKKNVFSGRILEIEGLPDLKVEQAFELSDASAERSAGGCTIRLNEAPIREYLTSNITLLKWMIAEGYGDKRTIERRIKAMEDWLANPVLLEADADAEYAEIIEIDMDQIKEPLLACPNDPDDIKPLSEVAGTPIDEVFLGSCMTNIGHFRAAGKLLEQQKGDLPTRLWVAPPTKMDQSQLTEEGYYGTFGKAGARMEMPGCSLCMGNQARVKENATVVSTSTRNFPNRLGNGANVFLASAELAAVCSILGKIPSVEEYMQYAAQIDKSAADTYRYLNFDQIKNYREKADKAALSV; from the coding sequence ATGTTAGAACACTACCGTAAACACGTCGAAGAACGCGCCGCCGAAGGCATCGTGCCGAAGCCGCTCGACGCGCAGCAAACCGCCGCGCTGGTCGAACTAATCAAAAATCCGCCGGCGGGCGAAGAGGCGTTTATCCTGGATTTGCTCGCGAACCGGATTCCGGCCGGCGTTGACGATGCGGCTTACGTGAAGGCCGGATTCCTCGCGGCGATCGCAAAAGGCGAGGCGACCTCGCCGATTCTGTCTCCCGCCGAGGCGACCCGGCTGCTCGGCACGATGCTCGGCGGCTACAATGTCGCACCTTTAATCGACCTGCTCGATCATGCCGAACTGGCGCCGATCGCGGCGAAGGCGCTGTCGCATACGCTGCTGATTTTCGATGCGTTCCACGACGTGCAGGCCAAGAGCGATGCCGGCAATGGCTATGCGAAACAGGTGATCCAGTCCTGGGCCGATGCGGAATGGTTCACGGCCAAGCCGGAAGTCCCGGCCAAACTGACCGTGACCGTGTTCAAGGTGACCGGAGAAACCAATACCGACGACCTGTCGCCCGCGCCGGACGCCTGGTCGCGCCCGGACATTCCGCTGCACGCGAAAGCGATGCTGAAAATGCCGCGCGAAGGCATCACCAATGCCGAACAGCAAATCACCGAACTGAAACAGAAAGGCTTTCCGGTCGCCTATGTCGGCGACGTGGTCGGCACCGGCTCGTCCCGGAAATCGGCGACCAACTCGGTGCTTTGGTACATGGGCAACGACATCCCTTACATTCCGAACAAGCGCGAAGGCGGCGTTTGCATCGGCGGCAAGATCGCGCCGATCTTCTTCAACACGATGGAAGACTCCGGCGCCTTGCCGTTCGAATGCGACGTGGCCGGCATGTCGATGGGCGATGTGATCGACATCTATCCTTACGACGGCGTGGTCAAGCGCCACGGCAGCGAGGAAATCGTCTGCCGTTTCGAACTGAAAACCGACGTGCTGCTCGACGAAGTCCGCGCCGGCGGCCGGATTCCGCTGATCATCGGCCGCGGCCTGACCGACCGGGCGCGGAAGGCCTTAGGATTATCGCTTTCGACCGTATTCCGCCGCCCCGGCAGCGTTCAGGACAGCGGCAAGGGCTATACCCTGGCACAAAAGATGGTCGGCCTCGCCTGCGGCATCAAAGGCGTCCGCCCGAACACCTACTGCGAACCGCACATGACCACCGTCGGCTCGCAGGACACGACCGGGCCAATGACCCGCGACGAACTGAAAGACCTGGCCTGCCTCGGCTTCTCGGCGGACCTCGTGTTGCAGTCGTTCTGCCATACCGCCGCCTATCCGAAGCCGGTCGATGTCGAGATGCAGCATACCCTGCCCGACTTCATCATGAACCGCGGCGGCGTTTCGTTGCGCCCCGGCGACGGCATCATCCATTCCTGGCTGAACCGGATGCTGCTTCCCGATACGGTCGGCACCGGCGGCGACTCGCATACCCGCTTCCCGATCGGCATCTCGTTTCCGGCCGGCTCCGGCCTCGTCGCCTTCGCGGCCGCGACCGGCGTGATGCCGCTGGATATGCCGGAGTCCGTCCTGGTGCGCTTCAAGGGCAAGATGCAGCCCGGCATCACGCTCCGCGACATGGTCAATGCGATTCCTTACGCGGCGCTGCAAAAGGGCCTGTTGACGGTCGAGAAAAAAGGCAAGAAGAACGTATTCTCGGGGCGGATTCTCGAAATCGAAGGGCTGCCTGACCTGAAAGTCGAACAGGCGTTCGAATTGTCCGACGCCTCGGCCGAACGCTCGGCGGGCGGCTGCACGATTCGCCTGAACGAGGCGCCGATCCGCGAATACCTGACCTCGAACATCACGCTCTTGAAATGGATGATCGCGGAAGGCTACGGCGACAAGCGCACGATCGAACGCCGGATCAAGGCGATGGAAGACTGGCTCGCCAATCCGGTATTGCTGGAAGCCGATGCGGACGCCGAATACGCGGAGATCATCGAGATCGACATGGACCAGATCAAGGAACCTCTCTTGGCCTGCCCGAACGATCCGGACGACATCAAGCCGCTGTCCGAGGTCGCCGGCACCCCGATCGACGAAGTCTTCCTCGGCTCGTGCATGACTAATATCGGCCATTTCCGCGCCGCCGGCAAACTGCTCGAACAGCAGAAGGGGGACCTCCCGACCCGCCTGTGGGTCGCGCCGCCGACCAAGATGGACCAGAGCCAGCTGACCGAAGAAGGCTATTACGGCACCTTCGGCAAGGCCGGCGCGCGGATGGAAATGCCCGGCTGCTCGCTGTGCATGGGCAACCAGGCGCGGGTCAAAGAAAATGCAACCGTGGTGTCGACCTCGACCCGCAACTTCCCGAACCGGCTCGGCAACGGCGCGAACGTTTTCCTGGCCTCGGCCGAACTGGCGGCGGTGTGCTCGATCCTCGGCAAGATCCCGAGCGTCGAGGAGTACATGCAATATGCCGCGCAGATCGACAAATCGGCCGCGGATACCTACCGCTATCTGAATTTCGATCAGATCAAAAATTACCGGGAGAAAGCGGATAAGGCCGCACTGAGCGTTTAA